A stretch of the Sulfolobus acidocaldarius SUSAZ genome encodes the following:
- a CDS encoding ribonucleotide-diphosphate reductase yields MIHKKFKATSVGYDWNSFPMKLYQIGKRLFWDPSKIDFSKDREDWKKLSRDEKNYLLNIVSLFMAGEEAVAVDITPLISTMIDEGRVEDVIYLEQFAFEEAKHAEAFRRFCDSLEINDDLTIFTTEYNPWYQKIFYEELPSVMWKLRVDPSPENLAVAVTTYNLYVEGVAAESGYKTFKHIFNSLNLMPGLSKTVNLIATDESRHIAYGTYLITRLIVENGESIYRKAIEQFNKLVGIVQSLTRPLTKLPFGLTPDFTIENRKQLVNARLMVIERALKMTPEQVKNFSPKDLGVIEEIRSDK; encoded by the coding sequence GTGATTCATAAGAAGTTCAAGGCGACTTCAGTAGGATATGACTGGAACTCATTCCCCATGAAACTTTATCAAATAGGCAAGAGGCTATTCTGGGATCCGTCAAAGATAGATTTCTCAAAAGACAGGGAGGACTGGAAAAAACTAAGTAGAGATGAAAAGAATTACCTTCTGAATATAGTCTCACTCTTCATGGCTGGGGAAGAAGCAGTGGCAGTTGATATTACTCCCTTAATATCAACCATGATTGATGAGGGAAGGGTCGAAGATGTAATCTATTTAGAACAGTTTGCCTTCGAGGAGGCTAAACATGCAGAGGCATTTAGAAGATTTTGCGATTCATTAGAGATAAATGATGACTTGACAATTTTTACCACAGAGTACAATCCGTGGTATCAGAAAATTTTCTATGAGGAACTACCAAGCGTAATGTGGAAGTTACGAGTCGATCCGTCCCCTGAGAATTTAGCAGTAGCAGTTACAACTTATAACCTTTATGTTGAAGGAGTAGCTGCTGAAAGTGGGTATAAAACCTTTAAGCATATATTTAATAGCCTAAATTTAATGCCTGGGTTATCAAAGACCGTAAACTTAATTGCAACAGACGAATCTAGGCATATAGCTTACGGAACTTATTTGATAACCAGGCTTATAGTGGAGAACGGTGAGAGTATCTACAGAAAAGCAATAGAGCAATTCAACAAACTGGTTGGGATAGTTCAATCTCTAACTAGACCATTAACTAAATTACCTTTTGGATTGACCCCTGATTTCACCATAGAAAATAGGAAACAACTAGTTAACGCTAGGCTAATGGTAATTGAGAGAGCCCTAAAGATGACCCCTGAGCAAGTCAAAAACTTTTCGCCAAAAGACTTAGGTGTAATAGAGGAGATTAGGTCTGACAAATAA